Proteins from one Deinococcus fonticola genomic window:
- a CDS encoding molecular chaperone has protein sequence MNSLLNRPLKRLPLLNLLAALLPLSLGPALAQQSFSLTPVILNVDPAKTLNASLTFTNTSTQVMTVNASVLEWAWKDNQEVNTPTRDLLLNPPSFTLKPGESQVIRVGLRRKPTPNELTYRLILAQQPPGVKPAQESSEGGLGDPTKPDSAPALDIQITQLFQARVAVYIAPSNTAPKLTFTALGSGAGLTLSVSNSGTRHQTLYDLTARRGGVTLPLPVNAVLQGAAVQYPLAELAGLSGPLSLSYRTQDGVTVNETLPLP, from the coding sequence ATGAACTCCCTCCTGAACCGACCCCTGAAACGCCTGCCCCTCCTGAACCTGCTGGCCGCCCTGCTTCCCCTGAGCCTCGGCCCGGCGCTGGCGCAGCAGAGTTTCAGCCTGACTCCGGTAATCCTGAACGTCGACCCGGCCAAGACCCTGAACGCCTCGCTGACCTTTACCAACACCAGCACTCAGGTGATGACCGTAAACGCCAGCGTGCTGGAGTGGGCCTGGAAGGACAACCAGGAGGTCAACACGCCCACGCGCGACCTGCTGCTCAACCCCCCCAGTTTTACCCTGAAGCCGGGCGAAAGCCAGGTGATCCGGGTGGGCCTGCGCCGCAAACCCACGCCCAACGAACTGACCTACCGCCTGATCCTGGCGCAGCAGCCCCCGGGCGTGAAACCCGCGCAGGAGAGTAGTGAGGGCGGGCTCGGCGACCCGACCAAACCGGATTCGGCCCCGGCACTGGACATTCAGATCACCCAGCTGTTTCAGGCGCGGGTGGCGGTGTACATTGCCCCCAGCAACACCGCCCCGAAGCTGACCTTCACGGCCCTGGGCAGCGGAGCCGGCCTGACCCTGAGCGTCAGCAACAGCGGCACGCGCCACCAGACGCTGTACGACCTGACCGCCCGGCGCGGCGGGGTGACGCTGCCGCTGCCGGTCAACGCCGTGCTGCAGGGCGCGGCGGTGCAGTACCCGCTGGCCGAACTGGCGGGCCTCAGCGGGCCGCTCAGCCTGAGCTACCGCACCCAGGACGGGGTGACCGTCAATGAAACGCTGCCCCTGCCCTGA
- a CDS encoding transposase: MDRPDFSVLPIPQALDLLSSLIAPRLPPKLIHAHEKVSDADLIALAVLRFVRKVPYFSQWWTILKVDVGLTLPSESQAHVRLKRLLPFVEAMLDEVEHLDFVLVDSEPIPSCRFKRASRCKFPGATFGFTTQGMIYGYKLHAWTTPAGRVVRYLLRPANQHDVAVGYELNEDWPAVGGPKVIGDKAYQDGANLTPPKANARTVDPRWRDDYEPLSKAVECAFSSVVGRGLRWGQVKTLASLRLKVALILVAYNPRFRNFALVNP, translated from the coding sequence ATGGATCGTCCCGACTTCAGTGTACTGCCCATTCCTCAGGCGCTCGACCTTCTCTCCTCCCTGATTGCTCCGCGTCTCCCCCCCAAGCTGATCCATGCCCACGAGAAGGTCAGCGACGCAGACCTCATCGCCCTGGCCGTGTTGCGCTTCGTGCGGAAGGTGCCGTACTTCAGTCAATGGTGGACCATCCTCAAAGTCGATGTCGGCTTGACGCTTCCCAGCGAATCGCAGGCCCACGTTCGTCTGAAACGTCTTCTTCCGTTTGTGGAAGCCATGCTTGACGAAGTCGAGCATCTCGACTTCGTCCTGGTGGACTCCGAACCCATCCCCAGTTGCCGGTTCAAACGGGCGAGCAGGTGCAAATTTCCCGGTGCCACTTTTGGATTCACCACCCAGGGGATGATCTACGGATACAAGCTGCACGCCTGGACCACGCCCGCAGGACGGGTGGTTCGATACCTGCTTCGACCGGCCAATCAGCATGACGTAGCCGTGGGGTACGAGTTGAACGAGGATTGGCCCGCTGTCGGCGGGCCAAAGGTCATCGGGGATAAGGCGTACCAGGATGGCGCCAACCTGACCCCTCCGAAAGCGAACGCGAGGACTGTCGATCCTCGGTGGCGTGATGACTATGAGCCGTTGAGCAAAGCGGTCGAGTGTGCATTTTCGTCGGTAGTCGGGCGGGGCCTGCGGTGGGGACAGGTGAAAACGCTGGCAAGTCTGCGCTTGAAAGTGGCGTTGATTCTGGTGGCGTACAATCCCCGCTTCCGAAACTTCGCCCTTGTCAACCCCTAA